caTACAAGAAAAATAAGTAACCCACATTACTTCTTAGCACAATAGaggtgttataataatatagtcTTAGAAAACCCTGATTAATAAAAGCCTCTGTTGGCTGTTGATGGGAAAGTTCACTACAATCATAATGACAGTCTTGTACAACATTGGTGAATATCTGTGAGTACTTAAGGGGGTTAAATCAAACATTTCGTCACATGTTTGATGTGTGACACCAAACAAGGACTCTTCTGGTCCTGGCAGTGCTTAGTCATGCATTTTACCAATAGGAGGGATGAGGTTTAGTAATGACAGAGGATCAGTGTCTGTACCCCCAAATCTTAACATTAACCATAAGTGGGTGCTCACATTTCTACAAAGTTTTACAAAAAGATATCCAAGGCTGTGATTGGGTCAGAATACGCTCACTTTCGTTTCTAGCCACCGGCACAATTGGGGAAACAGCTAAACTGACCCTTGATCAGCGCTTTGTAGCAATGCCACTCTCAACAAAGACAATTACTCTGACCTTCATTAGTTTTACACAACCCGGCTTTCATTGCACATTATGTAATCGTATTACTCAGGAGCTCCTAAAGTTTGAGCGATTAGCCGTATTCAGTTATGTGGCAGAAAGACAGATAGCAGCAGAATGCTGGTATTGTGGTCGGGGAGGACAGAGGTCACCAGGGGTGAAGGGTGGAAggattttggatttttttttggcACAGGGACAGTGAGATGTCAGATGCCAAGAGTTTCTGTGAGTCAGAGCAGGATCAGAGAAAAGCCTTGTTCTAATTTATTGAATACACCTCTGCAGCACTCAGCATAAAAAACTACCCTCAGCTACCAGAGCTTTCATGTTTTCAATTTAACAACATTACAAAACAATAGTGTTTGATTAATACCTCCAGAGCAAAGGGTGTTGGGGTCTCCATTCCTTACATCCTGGCGACGGAAACGTCTGGAAAATGAGTTTAATACAATTTACTATAAGAGTAggacttttttttaagtgttgatTATACTTGAAAATACAATAGTTTTCATTGGGTTTTTCCTGCTAAGTGTAATGAATCATTATCTGGTGTCATTAGTGTTTGTGTCACAGACCTCTTGGTGTTTGGCAGGTAGCGAGTACAGGATGTTCCATCCCAGGCGCAGTACGGGTCTCTGGCCAGGCAGCACTCAGCACAGGCCTTCCCATACACACTGCAGCGGTGAAGGGGAACCTGGGCAATGCCTGTGTCTGAGCCCAGATACAGCTGTTGCTGTGAGGACACAGAGTGGAGGGACACGTTTTAAAAGAGAGTTTCAGGACTTCAAAAATAATCAGTTTGTACTTTGTATGTGTCTTATTTCGGACCATCAGgctttctgtgtctgtgatgaTTTTTGCAATTCATGATACACTTGTGACATTGCATTGTTGACAGGTATAACTCTACTGGGTAACACCATTCTCTAGCCCTGACCTGTTTACCTTTAAGCTGCCTTTTAACTTCTACTCTCACCAAGTAATCAGAAGATACTTGGTGGCTTGACCCGACCTTATATTTACATTGTATCTGGTCTTGCCCAAGTTCCATCTGAGTGATACAAGGACTAATATTCTCTAATAAATACCCCAAAAAACTGGAGCCACAATGTTACATTTttttcataaaacaaacataccCGTTTTGAGGAGATCTGCATGTCGATGATCGATGAGGCATCCTGAAGAGTAGAATAAATACAGCAAATATATTACCATGCTACATATCGAATACATGTTTATTAAAGACAAACTTGTTAAGATGTACTGGATCTGTATTGAGTGGCAATACATGGCTATTCTTGCATATGTGCTTTATATCTACAAGAAATTAGCTTTAATCAATGTTGTCTTACTTTGAAGACCTCCAACTCTTCCAGTAGAAGCTCCTCCATGTTGTTCCAGCTCTCCTTGGGGACATTGATCACCTTCAGTACAGTCCCTCTGTCTGAAATAAGAGATGTAGTTCACAAGTCACACATcataacacaacattttattattttcatacattttattataaagttAAGAGTTAGAACTGAAAACGTGAATTTCACCTGTGCCAATAAACATGACATCATACTGTCCGTCGGCGGCGCTGACTCTGTCCACAGCAATCTGTGTGAAGCTGTAGTCCACGTTAGTTCTGACGAAGACGGGCCGTCGGCTCATTGGGTAGACCGGGTTATACATCAGAGGGTGGTGGCGCGCAAACTGGATCACATCATCTGGGAAACCCTTTGTCGACTCAAAACTGCCGAATGTTTTGCTGGGACACTAATGAAGGGCAATCAAGAAAAGTTGAAGATCCTTGTTTAAACAAACTTGCAGACAACCACTAATGAGATACagcaaaaaagaagaaaaagtctattttttattttgtaggttCGTCTTTGGTTCCATTTTGGTACACAATTTACTGGACTTCAATGGGGATGCAAAATGGTGCAAGTAAATTTAAAACATTGACAAATCTAACTGTAAATACAAACCATCAAAACTGAAACCATTTAAATGGTGGGAATGTATGAACATCCATTGTTTGTCACTACCCAGCAGTGCTTTTATAATCTAATCCATTCCTGTTCTACTGTGAGGGATTTGTCATAGGTCTGCAATAACTGATACTATTTTTGATGAACaaatttgttttggtttgctcTGCATGTCAATGGGTATAAAATGTGTGAGTTGACAAACCAGCAGTGAGGAGATTATGGTGTGATGGGTCACAGATACGTGAGAGATTTTCTCCAGGTCAGAGTCCAGCCTCCCTCTCTAGTTAAAATTCCAGTCCAGACTTTCATTCCAGATACTAAAATAATGACTAAAATATGCTGTAGCATCATGCAGTATTCATTTTATGGTGTTTACAGGAGATGCAGTTTCCTCATACAGCGAAAAACTTTTGATCTGGTTTATGCATTTAAACTCAGAATCTGCTTTCCATCCAGCTTTGCATATTTCTCTTGTAAGCGTGATCGGattcttttaatttgatttgttcCGCTAATTTTACAACCCAGTGAGGTGATGATGGCGTGAGAGAGGGTTTACTATAGGTCAAATACAATTACTAGTCTGCAGTCATAAAATGGGGATTGTTCTGCTATGGCAGTAACAGCTGAAGCTCTGCATAAAAAAAATCCTGCTGACACTATGTTTGTGTGCTTAGCAGAACGTAAGAGTCCTAATAAGCACAAATTGATTGGAAAGACTGAAGAGAGCTGTTGGATGCATTTAGGTCTAATGCTGCAAGTGTGAGAAGTGCCTTTAAGACTTATATTACAAGAAATTTACATGaggttaatgtatttatattgataCAGCTTTGTATTTTATAGTTCAGTGCCCCAAATGGAAATATTAGAATCCAGGGAGCAAAAGTATTCAAATCCATTTCTTAAGATGAACATATAAGTACTGTGGCAATACCATAATGTTAAAGTACTCCATTTCAAGACAGTTCTTGCATTAATTATTTGATGTAAGTAAAGGGTCATGCATTGAAgagtttacttaagtaaaacataAAGGATACATACAATCTAAAATAATCAAGTAAAACAGCTCTGCcgcaattttttttattagaacTTTCCGAGAAGTGTTAATTCAACTATATTTTTATTACTTAGGTCGTAGTTAGCTGTGTTGTACTGGAGTGCACtatattgaaatgtgtttagAATGTTATTCTCCCCTCATGTTTGGTTAACACCTCTCTGACAGTCGATCACAACTGTAACTATTCGTACTATAAGTGGACCATGAACATGGGGCACAggtacaatatttccttctgaaatgtagtagcataaaatgtaaatacccAGTAAAATACCTTATAATTGTACTTTAGTATAGTTCTTTTGTAAATATACTTTTCACCGGGGTTAGAAACTCCTGACACTACTCTATGGATGTGCCTGGACAGTTTTTGACATACCATTCCTGGGCGTGGGTAGGGGACTTTTCCCTGGAAGGGGACCCACTGGTAGTTGGGCCCCTCTTTGTGAGCGAAGGGCCCCAGGAAGGCCCTCCGGATGTCATTCATGGaatagagacacacagctgagcCTCTGAATACACTGCTGCTGGGGAACAGGTGAAGCTGGGTTagaaacatcaaaacacacacataacacacacacacacacacacacacacacacacacacttgcataaacacacactatgAATGGACTCTGACCTGGAAGTAGAGAAGACAGTGTAGACCAGAGGATTCTTTCTATCCCTCGTCTGCAGCAGGAATACGTCGCCTAAGGAcggatggacacacacacacacacacacacacacacacacgtcagatCAGGTTGTGGTAGTCCAGAGGTCAAAGGTTGAGAGAATGATAATGAAAGCCCTGTGGCCATGTAAACTTTGAATAGAAGTTTCTCTAATAACTCAGCCATGACATGGAACAATATCCACTATGGCTTCTAGCACTGGTTTGTGAAATGGTTTTAAATAATATTCAGTCTgattgaaacatttctttacactTCATCTGCTGCTTCAACTAGTAGCAGCTTTTTGGAAAAGTAAAGTGGTGTTGGTATTTCAGTAGAATCATCTCAACAGGTTTAGAAAAACACTAATGTTTCTACAGGGAGGTCCATTCTAAAGATTTGGCCTCAGGTTTGGTCAGAAAACCCTTGGTCAAGAGATAAGGGGCTCATTGTTCGTATAAGGGAATGTGATGGACAGATTTACCCTAAGGCAGGGTTAGGATTTTGACAAACTCTCCCACTTAGTTTACCTTTAGCTGCCTCACGAGATAAGCACAAAGACCGATCATATTATGGCCCACAGGTATGGTCAGAGAGATCAATCAAAACCATCTTCAGAGCTGAAACTTCAGTGCAAACCACATGACTGATggtttggtgtttttctttgtgagaCGTGTTTGTTTCAGACAGAAATTGTTAATTATTTTCACGATTCCTCTAAGTCATGGCATTTGAAGGAAGATGTATTTAAGTTAAAATGGGCTTTACttgtttaaataaagtgtgtagttTGTGCAATTGACCGttgcctatatatatatatatatatatatatatatatatatatatatatatatatagtatagtgcTTGTGCTAGTCATCAATGGTCCTCTTTTCAAACATAACTACATTTTGTGCGGCTACAGGTTACGTCGAAATGCTCCTTGGCCTTGGAATTAACGCTTGGTTAGCTTTACCCCTGTTAATCAAACATGCTTACATTGGCATTGTATGTTAGAGCACACTGTGTAAGACATGCCTTGCACTTTAAAATAATACCCTTTTGAAAATATTGCTCTTATGTTTCTCAGCATGTGAACAAATCCTGAGCTTTGCGGTTGCTAAACTATAATTAGACAATTGCGAAGGGGCAATTgttgcagagaaacaaacatgattTCAACTTCTTCTTTATGTCCAGGTATTTCTCCTAGCCTTACACACCCTTTTTTAATGTATGAAATCATATTTTGCAAAAATAATGCATAAAGGTTGGATTAGTTTTATCTCTTAGTTGATCTGGTGAACTGGCACCAGACGTTTATGGAACATTCTATATGAGTTTAGAGTGAAACAATGTCTTCATCATAAAATATCTCATCCACCCACAATCCATGCTTAAGAAATATAGCCTCGCTTTTGGATCCTGTCTAATGAAAACACCTTATTGCCATTTGTTATATGAAGACTCACCAGAGACGAGCCTGCAACTTACTCTGAACCCTCAGCACTGGCTTTGGATCAGGCCAGAATCTATTACCATTATATCTCTCACTCAGGCTTTCTCCAAATCTGCAGGAATGTGGGGCTGAATAATAATCTACAATTGAGGTCAGAAATCTATAATCTTAATTTATTATGCTTTCCTCAAATTTCTCTCCCTTTGTACCCACATAATGTGCTCCTGGGTAAAATCCCAACGGCTAAAGCAAGGTTGGAAAATCAGCCCAAATTTCaactctttgttttgctttttctaACTTCTGAAAAAAGGAATAACTTTATCATACTTTACACTGTTTTGGACAGATAAAGTTGGAAATGGGCACAGAAAATAGAAACCTAGACCAGTTCAGACACTTTGTGTTTGGAGTTGAGTTCACCCAACATTAGGACATCTGTCGTGGCCAGAGGTCTGTTCACATACCTCAACAGAGATCTGTGAGATGTTAACTTTAACTTGAGTATCATGACGGGCCTTCACTTCAACAACCAATTgtgttacatacagtacagaatCTGTCTTTGTGCACAGTAAACTTACGCAGCTCGTCAAAGTACGTGTCGCTGCCGTCGGCTCCTGGCACCGAGCAGATCAGACGGGTTTTGAGGAATGTCGTCCACTTGTTCACCAGACTTCGCTGACCGCCCATGTCATTCTGATTCAAGACAAAACAGTCAAGTTGTTGTCAAGTGTGAAAGAAGAGAGCAACAGCAGAGTTACAAATTGGGCACCTGCCACTTTCACCATCAACTGCAATTATTTTAATAGAATATGACAGAATCTGTCAAACAGCCAGGTCGAGTGGGCCTGATGCAGACTTTAATTAAAATACTGGATTTGAGGGAGGAAGCTTTCTCTCACCCTGCAGAGCTGTCCGATGCGAGAGTAGGTGGACTTTCCCAGCCCCTGGGCCTCGACCGCCGTCTcacggaaaaagaaaaataccttGTCGTCATCGAGGTTTTCACTTTCTGGCACCCAAAAGGATCCAACAAACTTTGGTTCTGGTTGACGGAAACAAAGAGGAACAGTGTCAGTTTCTCAAACAAGTTGTGAGTGTTGTTATTAACACAACCACATTGAAGTTAGTTGTAGTATAAAGTGAACTAAAGTGAACAATAATCGAAGCGTTAActgacacataaacacacaaacacacacacagaccattGAGCCAGCGCGAGTCGTGCTGTTCAGTGCGGATGGACGGGCGTTTCCCCAGGCTTCTAAAGATAGTGAAGTCTCGTCCCATTAGGTCTGTAGCCACGCCTGCATATAGTTCATCACCTAGGAGATAGAATCAACCAATTAGTCAGTGATCAGTCATGTGACTTTTAATGATAACCAGGTCTATACCATCCACCAAAATGATAATCTGCTCTTATGCATGAGTTTAGTTACCGACGAGTACAGATGCAGCATTGTGGCGAGGATCATACGGACTCTTCCCTTTCCCGTCCTCCACCTTAGAGGGGTCAATCCTGAACACATGGTCCTGATggagagaggaagtggagaAATGGATTTAAAGTATGATCACACATAAACATTTGTCAGAATCATACAGACATTTTTGGGTTGAGATTTCAAGTTTAAGATTTTGGCAACGCGAGGGACTAAAAAAATGATTTGTAACTGAAAACTAAGCATGATGGATGTGTCTCCACTCATAATTTACCTTTTATATAGCGTGAGGCCAGACTTAAAAGACAAAGGTTGGCAGAGGACTGAGGGATTTGCAGGCATCtgagttttcttttgtgtgtgtgtgagagagagtgtgtgtgtgatagtcaGTCTGAATAACTGTTTGTTTGATCAGGTAAGAACAAACAAAGGAAGTAATGATTTAAGTATTCTCAGTGTAATTACACTAAGACAATAACTGATTGAAATATCATAGACATTGATTCATGCAAAACAAATGGTGTTTGAGATACTTATAGTGTCTCTGTACCTTTAAGTCtgtatatttacttttttagaCTCGATCTTATGATGCCCTTAAACCAGGAAAATTAAAGAATGGAAAACTGCAGTTCAGCagtttgcatgttttctttattaccTCCATCCTGTGTCCCACCTCCACAAAGGCACAGGTAGGGTGGAAGGCCCCAGTTCCACACGCATACAGGTGGGTGCGGTTAAAGTGATGCACAATCTTCACATAGTTCACACAGTCGGactgaaagaaacacagaaacagtttCAGTTAAAAACAGGTAAAAAATCTTCATTGATTcggatctttctttttttcctacaTGCATGATATAAATGCTGCTTGAAATCATCAAACACATGCAGGGATACAATTCTGGCAAACtgaatctttttatttacatgtattgGTCTAAAATGGTCACATactgagaatatatatataaaatatattggtTTGCCTTTAAATGAACCTATTTACTTGTACAATGTCACTTCTAGTCACTAAAAAATCCAGAAATTCCCAGAAGAAACAGCATGACCGTGACCTCAGTTAGCTGCAGCCCCGtttaaaagtgtaaaatcaAGTTAAACAAGAAAAAAACCACAGTAAAATACCAAGACCAGATAACAAAACTTGGACTCTATCTCTCTTTTGGTTTAGTGATGTACATTCCACACATAGCTCCTCTCACCCTGTCCGCCTGTGACAACACTGTCGGGTCCCCAGCTCCACCTCCAACACCCTGTTGTCACAGCTTTTGTGTCCCGGCTGTACACACATATGCCTACAATGTGTGTACTAAGGGTAAAATTATCCTATGAACCTCCATGAGAACGCACAAAAAACTgggaaaaaaattaataatcGCCTGAAACTGCGAGCTGATCATTATATATTGTTGGCTAACTTCCACAGTACGGATTTCATCTGACGCACTGACATTTCTCTACATGGCTGTGAAACACTGAGCAGACGATTGTCTCAGTTATCTTCTACTGTTTTAATGCCAAACAgacagaacaataaaacaaatgaattagcTAAGCGCCTTGAAGGCTAGATTCTAGTATTATGATTTATGTAAATACATCCATCCAATTGTTGTTACAGTTATAATTTCAAATGTATCTATCAGTGGATCATCTATGACCTGACCTCAACATTTGATGACATTCATCTTGATAGGTTGGTTAAGGATCAACATCAGGATATATCCAAAGCATAATAAAGTCAAATATGAAATGGGTGCTGTGGGAAGCTCTAGAGTTGAGTATCATgcctgacatttatttattataaatgtgatGGCACGTTTGGTGCAGACTTAGTTAAGCCTTTTACACCAGTAAATCTCAGTTATGTGAATCAACAGCTGAAGCATACAGAGCAAAGGACAAAGAAAACTGTGAGTTACTTCCTTTAAAAGCAATTTTGGCAAATTCAcctttttgctttcttgcagagagttcgTCAATAAGATGGAAACAACACAAGCTAATTGACGCCAGCAGTCTGTTGCATAACTCCGGGTAAAAGCtcaatgtgttattttaaaacttaattttaacaagttaaacaaaaaagacaaaagtttcTGTAGCATTTCAGCCTGAGCATTTAGCTTTCGGTTATGAGCGTGAAATGGATCTTCACATCTAACGTTTGACGGGAAAGCGAACAAGTGTATTTTGCGAAAAGATTTAAAACTGTGACTTGACGTTTAATCTTTATGAGCAAACTGACGTCAAccaagagaagaggaaagaaaaagacgAGAGTAAACTTTACAACAGACAACTTTCCATaccatttgtatttgtccttcTCCTTTATTCTCCTTCATATAATCAATGTTCGGTATCCTTATTGTCTGTTCCCTCCTCGTATTATCTAGACAGCAGGTTATTGACCCGCAGTCACATCTGTCCATCTCGGAGTCAGGTTACAGTAAGCTAGATCTCAGGAGACAGCCGGAGAAAAGATTTACTGTGCACTAACAGACGGGACGGTACACATTCCTTTTCTACTGAGTACTGATCTTAACCGCAGGCTTTGATGTGATTGGCCTGTTTTTTCAACTACCCCTTGAGGAGAACATGGATACCATGATTATCAAGGGGTCTTCAGCCCCAGGGCTCTGTAATATATGATGCTTATATGATGGTTTTAAATGTCTTGGTTGTCCAAAACTAGTCAATTTTCCAAAAGACGAGTGTACTAAATAAGATCTCACTGTctttacacactgtatacagtacGAGAACACTGGATCTAAAtccctccctttcttctctGTCGACTTTTCCCCAGGCAGGCCGCTGTAACATCTGTCTGTCGATCAAGTTACAGACACTGTTGGTCCCCCGGGGGCCGCTGGAGAAGAGGTTTATGAAGACATGAATCTGACCGTCAATGAACCGCCCTGAGTACAGAGTGTGCAGATTCTGCCTGATTTACTTAGTTTatcttcatgtatttattttgactttattcattCAAGTACATTCAGTAGCAAGCGGAATTGTGGCTCAGCCGACctgacacacacccacacacccacacacacacacccacacacacacacacacacacacacacacacacacacacacacacacacacacacacacacacacacacacacacacacacacacacacacacaaaagaaaactcaGATGCCTTAGTGGTTTAGAACAAAGGCCTACTTTTTAGCCTTTGAAAACCACTACGGGGTTAGGGTTGGTGTTGTTGATGTGTGATTGCATACATgcttccgtgtgtgtgtgtgtgtgtgtgtgtgtgtgtgtgtgtgtgtacatgtgaagGTGTTCAACCAATCGACAGGCTGATTAAGCTGTTGACAAACACAGGAGACCTCTGTTTCCTATGAAAGAAAGGGGCACAGTCACCCCACTTCTTTCTCCACCCTCAGGCTGACACGCACATTTACACAATCAatggacatacacacactcacacacctcatCAGCTTCCAAACACCTATGTTCCTCCGATAAAACGTACTTCAATCAACCTTTTCACAA
This window of the Cottoperca gobio chromosome 7, fCotGob3.1, whole genome shotgun sequence genome carries:
- the sema3b gene encoding semaphorin-3B isoform X2 — its product is MMTMMMMMAAMMVTCSSLLLLGLAAAHASTGTMTRTSSTSSSPSSSSTSSSSSSSSSSSSPRMKLSYKELQQFHGVRRFELERSCCFSALLLDEERGRLFVGAKNFLLSLSLDNIAKQEHKIYWPAPVDWREECNWAGKDITSDCVNYVKIVHHFNRTHLYACGTGAFHPTCAFVEVGHRMEDHVFRIDPSKVEDGKGKSPYDPRHNAASVLVGDELYAGVATDLMGRDFTIFRSLGKRPSIRTEQHDSRWLNEPKFVGSFWVPESENLDDDKVFFFFRETAVEAQGLGKSTYSRIGQLCRNDMGGQRSLVNKWTTFLKTRLICSVPGADGSDTYFDELRDVFLLQTRDRKNPLVYTVFSTSSSVFRGSAVCLYSMNDIRRAFLGPFAHKEGPNYQWVPFQGKVPYPRPGMCPSKTFGSFESTKGFPDDVIQFARHHPLMYNPVYPMSRRPVFVRTNVDYSFTQIAVDRVSAADGQYDVMFIGTDRGTVLKVINVPKESWNNMEELLLEELEVFKDASSIIDMQISSKRQQLYLGSDTGIAQVPLHRCSVYGKACAECCLARDPYCAWDGTSCTRYLPNTKRRFRRQDVRNGDPNTLCSGDHHKHRVAERKLYGVEGSSTFLECIPKSLQARVTWTFQKHPQNPREEMRLDDRIIQTDRGLLIRRVLKRDVGIYQCHAMEHGFTQTLLGITLEVVPSTSSSVSNLPSDAPVRLEPRSGGGPPITNQKLWYRDFMQLVDHPNLSTVDQICEQVWARKNAGVDQGDKTFPAPGKDNPPLAPAVRPANKKWKHLQEIRKGRNRRTHDGKPNPRAPRSAGE
- the sema3b gene encoding semaphorin-3B isoform X1 produces the protein MMTMMMMMAAMMVTCSSLLLLGLAAAHASTGTMTRTSSTSSSPSSSSTSSSSSSSSSSSSPRMKLSYKELQQFHGVRRFELERSCCFSALLLDEERGRLFVGAKNFLLSLSLDNIAKQEHKIYWPAPVDWREECNWAGKDITSDCVNYVKIVHHFNRTHLYACGTGAFHPTCAFVEVGHRMEDHVFRIDPSKVEDGKGKSPYDPRHNAASVLVGDELYAGVATDLMGRDFTIFRSLGKRPSIRTEQHDSRWLNEPKFVGSFWVPESENLDDDKVFFFFRETAVEAQGLGKSTYSRIGQLCRNDMGGQRSLVNKWTTFLKTRLICSVPGADGSDTYFDELRDVFLLQTRDRKNPLVYTVFSTSSSSVFRGSAVCLYSMNDIRRAFLGPFAHKEGPNYQWVPFQGKVPYPRPGMCPSKTFGSFESTKGFPDDVIQFARHHPLMYNPVYPMSRRPVFVRTNVDYSFTQIAVDRVSAADGQYDVMFIGTDRGTVLKVINVPKESWNNMEELLLEELEVFKDASSIIDMQISSKRQQLYLGSDTGIAQVPLHRCSVYGKACAECCLARDPYCAWDGTSCTRYLPNTKRRFRRQDVRNGDPNTLCSGDHHKHRVAERKLYGVEGSSTFLECIPKSLQARVTWTFQKHPQNPREEMRLDDRIIQTDRGLLIRRVLKRDVGIYQCHAMEHGFTQTLLGITLEVVPSTSSSVSNLPSDAPVRLEPRSGGGPPITNQKLWYRDFMQLVDHPNLSTVDQICEQVWARKNAGVDQGDKTFPAPGKDNPPLAPAVRPANKKWKHLQEIRKGRNRRTHDGKPNPRAPRSAGE